A window of Papaver somniferum cultivar HN1 unplaced genomic scaffold, ASM357369v1 unplaced-scaffold_104, whole genome shotgun sequence contains these coding sequences:
- the LOC113327597 gene encoding uncharacterized protein LOC113327597: MVDAETVSKYTHNLPFDAWSIIHVVGKSGGLAFGHFEKSSIEVLGCPGFVVVNKLKNVKTYLIKWNINSFGHIKTTIGRLNSELEKLQALPYSPQIGGYILNYSQQLDYCYEVEHSFYKQKSRIDYFTQYDRNTHFFHNTVKLRNMYNTSHTIRDDQGNWIENREQVADLLSKNFKKIYTTSNPGNKDIEEALRFVSPIISDEVNSSLTAIPSIDEITDTVNNLSPWSSPGSDGFPAGFFKDNLDIVQSEVVSHVQSFFKNKFLLKQSNFNFITLIPKTKNASSPHDFRPISLANSVYKIISKILTNRLKPLLDSLISLFQSAFVANRQIHDNIVITHEILYSFRKKKRNSKNGHLAIKLDLSKAFDRLEWPFILAVFRKLGFSEDWCQMILQCISTVSYSVLVNGSPGDTFIPTRGIRHGDFLSPYIFILCMEVLSQLLIKAEDEKLIQGFKFKKNSPSISHLFFADDCMLFVKAFVTYARNLIKIINVFAKASGQAINFEKSGFITSGKMHYRHIIFLSRTLKMKFLSNSEKYLGTPLFIGKDKTKSFNFLIDNFYARLSSSKKSNLNVAARTVVTKHVLPSLAIYHMACFPLPKTVASKIDAIQRTFWWSKKKILSMLLTFVLGVILNLLEIDNGIVKGLHFIRANSVVKINNGVSTRIWSFNWIPGFSNPPISAHSSRSNYIFVNDLIDNHNKCWNVSLLSTLFSPDDAIRIRYIRLNLNQCDSLMWAHTRNGKFRIKSAYRIYMNDFSSSEDSAFWRKVWGIDCLPKIKFFLWKIFAQMLPVNSMLQLYNPYVDVICPLCHCHEETVLHLFVKCCVASHIWFGVSLQHLILTDLDWIDDFFLFWHDSALGISPFKVSWPSIGAIIMWCIWKLRCDVLFRQTTIDLNKIILETKKMINTYIAPHVCSGALVRDYKVPLNVVNHFMFSNGYFKDFKMGLGVIWCDISGKLKSSRSDFGLIPDAVGDEVAALILEISWAEEMNLSKVVFVSYCLQLVDYVNGVSSNIAWRSEDLLNQCRVLISSSCSFKVVFVKRVKNHLADRLARRVRNFSLKGLWVSYPSFLNALVRKENLNVILFFVNPMELSQVYQ; this comes from the exons ATGGTAGATGCTGAAACAGTTAGTAAATACACTCATAACTTGCCTTTTGATGCTTGGTCTATCATTCATGTTGTGGGTAAATCTGGGGGTCTTgcttttggtcattttgaaaagtCGAGTATTGAAGTTCTTG GTTGTCCTGGTTTCGTTGTGGTTAACAAGCTCAAAAATGTGAAGACTTATTTAATTAAATGGAATATAAATTCCTTTGGTCATATTAAAACTACTATAGGTAGATTAAATTCGGAGTTAGAAAAACTTCAGGCTTTACCTTATTCTCCTCAAATTGGTGGTTATATCTTAAATTACTCTCAACAGTTGGACTATTGTTATGAAGTTGAACATAGTTTCTACAAACAAAAATCTAGAATCGACTACTTTACACAGTATGACAGAAACACTCACTTTTTTCATAATACTGTGAAACTCAGAAACATGTACAATACAAGTCACACCATTAGAGATGATCAAGGTAACTGGATTGAGAATAGAGAGCAGGTTGCTGATTTGCTTTCtaaaaattttaagaaaatttaTACTACTTCCAACCCTGGGAATAAGGATATTGAAGAAGCTCTAAGGTTTGTCAGTCCTATTATTTCTGATGAAGTAAATTCCTCCTTAACTGCCATCCCTTCGATTGATGAAATCACGGATACAGTTAACAATCTGTCTCCTTGGAGTTCTCCGGGATCTGATGGTTTCCCGGCGGGATTCTTCAAGGATAATTTGGACATTGTTCAGTCTGAAGTTGTGTCTCATGTTCAaagttttttcaaaaataaatttcttcTTAAGCAATCTAATTTCAATTTTATTACTTTAATTCCTAAAACTAAAAATGCCTCCTCTCCACATGACTTCAGACCTATTAGTTTAGCTAATTCAGTCTacaaaattatttctaaaattcTAACTAATCGATTGAAACCTCTTTTAGactctttgatttctctttttcaatCTGCTTTTGTTGCCAATAGACAGATTCATGATAATATTGTTATCACCCATGAAATTCTTTATTCCtttagaaagaaaaagagaaattcaAAAAATGGTCACCTTGCTATTAAGCTTGATTTATCTAAGGCTTTTGATAGGTTGGAATGGCCTTTTATTCTTGCGGTTTTTAGGAAGCTTGGTTTTTCTGAAGACTGGTGTCAAATGATCTTGCAATGTATTAGTACAGTTTCTTATTCTGTTCTGGTTAATGGCTCACCTGGAGACACCTTCATTCCTACTAGGGGCATTAGACATGGTGATTTCCTTTCTCCTTACATATTTATTCTTTGTATGGAAGTTCTATCTCAACTGCTTAtaaaagctgaagatgaaaaactgattcagGGTTTTAAGTTCAAAAAGAATAGTCCGTCGATTTCGCATTTATTTTTCGCAGATGATTGTATGTTGTTTGTTAAAGCTTTTGTTACTTATGCTAGGAATCTTATCAAGATTATTAATGTCTTTGCTAAAGCTTCAGGTCAGGCGATAAATTTTGAAAAGTCGGGTTTCATCACTAGTGGTAAGATGCATTATAGGCATATAATTTTTTTATCTAGAACCCTTAAAATGAAATTTCTTAGTAACTCTGAAAAATATCTAGGTACCCCATTATTTATAGGTAAAGATAAAACTAAATCCTTCAATTTTCTCATTGACAACTTTTATGCTAGATTGAGTTCTTCTAAGAAGTCCAATTTAAATGTTGCTGCTAGAACTGTGGTTACTAAACATGTGTTGCCTAGTTTAGCTATTTATCATATGGCTTGCTTTCCACTGCCGAAAACAGTTGCGTCTAAAATTGATGCTATTCAAAGAACCTTCTGgtggtcaaaaaaaaaaatcctaagcatGTTGCTTACTTTCGTTCTTGGGGTGATATTG AACTTATTAGAAATTGACAATGGTATTGTAAAAGGGTTACACTTTATCAGAGCTAATTCAGTGGTAAAAATAAACAATGGGGTCTCTACTCGTATATGGAGTTTTAACTGGATTCCAGGGTTTAGTAATCCTCCTATTTCTGCTCATTCTTCTCGCAGTAATTATATCTTTGTTAATGACCTTATAGATAATCATAATAAGTGTTGGAATGTCAGTCTGTTATCTACCTTATTTTCTCCTGATGATGCTATCAGAATTAGATATATTAGGTTAAATCTTAATCAGTGTGACTCCTTAATGTGGGCTCACACCAGAAATGGTAAGTTTAGGATTAAGTCAGCCTATAGAATTTATATGAATGATTTTAGTTCCTCTGAAGATTCGGCTTTTTGGAGGAAAGTTTGGGGTATTGATTGTCTGCCAAAGAttaagttcttcttgtggaaaATTTTCGCTCAAATGCTTCCTGTCAACTCTATGCTTCAGCTTTATAACCCGTATGTGGATGTGATTTGTCCTCTCTGTCATTGCCATGAAGAAACTGTATTGCACTTGTTTGTGAAATGCTGTGTCGCTTCTCATATTTGGTTTGGAGTTTCTTTACAACacttgattcttacagatttggaCTGGATTGATGACTTTTTTCTGTTTTGGCATGATTCAGCTCTTGGTATTTCTCCTTTTAAAGTCTCTTGGCCTAGTATTGGTGCTATTATCATGTGGTGTATTTGGAAGTTAAGATGTGATGTGCTTTTTAGACAGACTACTATTGATTTGAACAAGATCATTTTGGAAACTAAGAAAATGATTAACACCTATATTGCCCCTCATGTTTGCTCTGGTGCTCTTGTCAGAGATTATAAAGTCCCCTTAAATGTTGTGAATCATTTTATGTTTTCCAATGGTTATTTTAAAGATtttaaaatgggtttgggtgttaTCTGGTGTGATATTTCAGGAAAATTAAAGAGTTCTCGCTCGGACTTTGGCTTGATTCCAGATGCAGTAGGTGATGAAGTTGCTGCTCTCATTTTGGAGATCTCTTGGGCAGAAGAGATGAATCTTTCCAAAGTTGTTTTTGTTAGTTATTGTCTCCAACTAGTGGATTATGTGAATGGAGTCAGCTCTAATATTGCTTGGAGAAGTGAAGATCTTCTCAATCAGTGTCGGGTTTTAATTTCTAGTTCTTGCTCCTTTAAAGTTGTGTTTGTGAAACGTGTGAAAAACCATCTAGCAGATCGGCTTGCCCGTAGAGTTAGAAATTTTAGTCTTAAGGGTCTTTGGGTCTCATATCCCTCTTTTTTGAATGCTCTTGTGAGGAAGGAGAACTTGAATGTAATTCTGTTCTTTGTTAATCCCATG GAACTATCACAGGTGTATCAGTGA